The genomic region CGTTCCGGTAACCAGGGCGAAGACCCGGAAGGAGCGGGTGTTGGCGGTCACGTAACCCTTGTCGAAGTCGATCCGCAGATAACCCACGGTTTCCCCGTCCGCCCTCATGGGCGCGTATGCGGTCAGGAAACCGGATGATTCCTCCAGCACGATCTCGGCGATGTCCCGCGGGACGTCAGCGCCGTCCTCGGCCCGACGGTTGACGCCGTTCACGAAACCGCGCTCGGCGTCCAGCACCAGCACGGACCCGATGACGTTCTCCTCGCCCTCGTTGATCTTCAGGGATTCCAGCGACTGCTGCAGGGAGGCGCCGTCGTCGAGGACGGCGGCCTGGATGCCGAGGGCGAGGTTGTCCGCGAGCAGGGACGTCACATAGCGGGCGTCGCGTTTCATCAGCGTCATGCCGAACGATTTGGTCTTGGGCGGGAAGACCAGGATCATGCAGCTGACCATGATCGAGCTGATGACCACCGACAGGGCGATCAGCCTGAACCGGATGGATGACGAGAGCAGTCGATTCATGTCCCTCTACCTTCCGCGCCATGGCCGCAGGGGGCGCCCCTGGGCCGGAATTCGGGCGAGACGCATGTGGCGCCGCCGCGACGGATCATTCCGACCGTCACGACGACTCCCGTATGGCGGTCTCTTTGATCTTGTCCGCCACCTTCAGGATCGCCGGGTTCCAGTTGACGCCTTCCGCCCTGGCGGCCTCCATGTTCAGGAGGATCTTGGGCTTGCCTCCCTTGAGACCCACCCCGAGGCATACGCCGGCGGCTACTTGCGCCGGCAGACCCGTCACGCTGAGAATCCTGTGCATGCGGGTATAGGCTATGGCCGCGTCAGTCTTCGCCGCGTCGCCCACGTAGAGGATGTGGGGCGGGGATTCGGGCAGGTCGTCGCCGGCCTCGACGGACGAGATCGTCGCCGCGCCGGCGGCCATGCCCAGAACCTCGCGAAACTCCTCTGCGAAGGCGGGATCGCCCAGGACATAGACCGTGACGTCTCCCGCCAGGCCCTTGTGGAAGGCGAGGACCTTCGCGATCACGGCGGACCGCACGGTCACCGGAGCGATCTCGTAGTCGTCTGCCCGTGCGGGGGCCACGAGCGACAGGCACCCCCACATCGTCAGGATCGCCGCAACGAGGACGCGCGAACCCCTGCTGTACATCTATCTGCCCCCGGCATCGATTCGAGACGGCTGCGTTGCGCCCCGTGAGGCGCACTGCCGATCCATAGGTGTTGTCTGGGGATATATCGACCGATCGGCCGTATGGCTGAAGGAATGTTCGGATTGAACAGGAAAAATCCGTGCCGCCGATGAGGCACGGACGATGGATCCATCCTGTTATTATCGAGTGGGAACAGGATCGGCCGCGCCGCCGGACGGGCAGCGACCCCGGAACCGGGCGGCGGCGGCGATCATGAGCGCCCGGATCAGCCCCGCTTGGAGATCCGCCGCCTCCGTTGGGTGCCGCGACGCTGCGGGGGCGCGGTCATGCCGCCCCTGTGGTCGGAGCGCGAGAGGGCGGCCTTCTTCTCCGTGCTGCGGTAGCCCTGGTTCTGGGGGGAGAAGGAGCCGTAGTCGAAGCCTTCCAGGGTGCGCCGTTCGATCGCGGCGTGCAGCACCTTCTCGACCCGGTGCACCAGGGGCTCGTCGGCCTGGGTGGCCAGGGTGTAGGCGGTGCCGCTGCGCAGGGCGCGGCCCGTGCGGCCGATGCGGTGCGTGTAGGCGTCCACCGTCGACGGCATGTCGTAGTTGATGACGTGGGTCACGTCGGT from bacterium harbors:
- a CDS encoding YfiR family protein; this translates as MYSRGSRVLVAAILTMWGCLSLVAPARADDYEIAPVTVRSAVIAKVLAFHKGLAGDVTVYVLGDPAFAEEFREVLGMAAGAATISSVEAGDDLPESPPHILYVGDAAKTDAAIAYTRMHRILSVTGLPAQVAAGVCLGVGLKGGKPKILLNMEAARAEGVNWNPAILKVADKIKETAIRESS